One region of Cellvibrio zantedeschiae genomic DNA includes:
- a CDS encoding HDOD domain-containing protein — translation MSEIRGLDAWMRALSDQDMPTLNSVVKDICELSDDDECRTDDLTKIILRDANLTSKVLKIANSIHYNRSFMPIKTVSRGIVQLGFDNLKNITLASSLIDSFLRGKPKALLIESLAKSFHAAVQARALVPYLNGEHKEQVFIAALLRNIGELALLSTGREAAERFVIERNLHPENEAAISRELLGVDINQINRGLIKEWSLGDLAREASEENARPTTMASAVNLGNELSKYIHKGVNSPEMERIYQHMAKLCGITQAAAKTQVAQMAEEAAVIAKSYGVEVLLQALPDTQVAEELAEEAPPPRTGYEFQQHINQIHKIMFEGGDISKIMQLSVAALYEGSGIARVTISMLDYKAKSLDIRYVAGKGTNLWRQSVKIELDKLHKGELLHEFLRVQQPVWYQPAQGVKPLGALSALSPKGDVMLAPLKIDKRLVAILYADGADHKLLARQFEDFQLIANQLNLILKVNAAQAAH, via the coding sequence ATGAGCGAAATACGTGGTCTGGATGCGTGGATGCGCGCCCTCTCTGATCAGGACATGCCCACCCTGAACTCGGTGGTTAAGGATATTTGCGAGCTCAGCGATGACGACGAATGCCGTACCGATGACTTAACCAAGATTATCTTGCGCGATGCCAACCTGACGTCCAAAGTTCTGAAAATCGCCAATTCGATTCACTACAATCGATCATTTATGCCTATCAAAACTGTGTCCCGCGGCATAGTTCAACTGGGCTTCGACAATCTCAAAAACATCACTTTGGCGAGCAGCTTGATCGACAGCTTTTTGCGCGGTAAACCCAAGGCGCTGCTGATCGAAAGCTTGGCCAAATCTTTCCATGCCGCGGTGCAAGCGCGAGCACTGGTGCCATACCTCAACGGCGAGCACAAAGAACAGGTATTTATCGCGGCGCTGTTACGCAACATAGGCGAGCTTGCGCTGCTGTCCACAGGGCGTGAGGCGGCTGAGCGATTTGTCATTGAACGCAATCTCCACCCCGAAAATGAAGCAGCCATTTCCCGCGAGCTATTAGGGGTGGATATCAATCAAATCAATCGCGGCTTGATTAAAGAGTGGTCGCTAGGTGATCTTGCCCGTGAAGCCAGCGAAGAAAATGCGCGGCCAACTACCATGGCCAGCGCCGTTAATTTAGGCAATGAATTGAGCAAGTACATCCACAAAGGCGTCAATTCGCCTGAGATGGAACGCATTTACCAGCATATGGCGAAACTATGCGGCATTACCCAAGCCGCCGCGAAAACCCAAGTCGCACAGATGGCGGAAGAAGCGGCAGTGATCGCCAAAAGCTACGGCGTTGAGGTGCTTTTACAAGCGCTGCCAGACACCCAGGTAGCAGAAGAGCTTGCTGAAGAAGCACCGCCACCACGCACGGGTTACGAGTTTCAACAACATATCAACCAGATCCATAAAATCATGTTTGAAGGTGGAGATATCTCCAAGATTATGCAGCTCTCTGTCGCCGCGCTTTATGAGGGGTCAGGCATAGCTCGTGTAACCATTTCGATGCTGGATTACAAAGCCAAATCCCTGGATATCCGCTATGTAGCTGGCAAGGGCACGAATCTCTGGCGGCAGAGTGTCAAAATCGAACTGGACAAGTTGCACAAGGGCGAATTGCTGCATGAGTTCCTCCGGGTTCAACAACCCGTGTGGTATCAGCCTGCCCAAGGCGTGAAACCCTTGGGAGCCCTGAGCGCACTGTCCCCAAAAGGTGATGTAATGCTTGCGCCCCTGAAAATTGATAAACGATTAGTCGCCATTCTTTATGCCGACGGGGCGGATCACAAGCTGCTGGCTCGCCAATTTGAAGATTTTCAACTCATTGCTAACCAACTTAACCTTATCCTCAAGGTTAACGCCGCACAGGCTGCCCACTGA
- a CDS encoding Npun_F0296 family exosortase-dependent surface protein encodes MNRIFKSVALVVASLVVSASANAVVITASAANQLTSTVAGVTTVTFDSGTCAGYASCSGDFAIVSGFSSGKYAAPFTDATNYLSVPNPSATSLSATLKLGTTADYFGLFWGSIDTYNIITFLLGNTQVASYTGAQLPTLTADGNQTAWASNRYINFDFGAAKFDTVKITSNGFAFESDNHAFRKTAVPEPMTLVLMGLGVFGLVATRRFKRA; translated from the coding sequence ATGAACAGGATCTTTAAATCTGTTGCGCTGGTTGTCGCCAGCCTCGTGGTTTCAGCAAGTGCTAACGCTGTCGTTATCACTGCATCTGCTGCTAACCAACTGACCAGCACTGTTGCTGGTGTTACTACTGTGACTTTTGATAGCGGTACTTGTGCCGGTTATGCATCTTGCTCTGGCGATTTTGCTATTGTTTCTGGCTTTTCCAGCGGCAAATATGCAGCTCCTTTTACCGATGCTACCAACTACTTGAGCGTACCTAATCCAAGCGCTACCAGCCTCAGTGCTACCTTGAAATTGGGTACTACCGCTGACTACTTTGGTTTGTTTTGGGGTTCAATTGATACCTACAACATCATTACCTTCCTTTTGGGTAATACTCAGGTTGCCAGCTACACCGGTGCTCAATTGCCAACTTTGACTGCTGATGGCAACCAAACTGCATGGGCTTCAAACCGCTACATCAACTTTGATTTTGGTGCTGCGAAATTTGATACCGTAAAAATCACCAGCAACGGTTTTGCTTTTGAGAGCGATAACCACGCGTTCCGCAAGACTGCTGTACCTGAGCCAATGACTCTGGTATTGATGGGCTTGGGCGTGTTTGGTTTGGTAGCTACCCGTCGTTTCAAACGCGCTTAA
- the mutM gene encoding bifunctional DNA-formamidopyrimidine glycosylase/DNA-(apurinic or apyrimidinic site) lyase has translation MPELPEVETTLRGIMPHIQKRKISKVVIRQPRLRWPIPDELVGLVEGQQLLNISRRGKYLLFEFAQGYALIHLGMSGSLRIVSANTPANAHDHFDWVFGDIALRYHDPRRFGCLLWLEGEPQEHKLLAALGPEPLTEEFTADYLYKRSRKRTQAVKQFIMDSHLVVGVGNIYANESLFMSRIKPIRKAGTLTRQNCEDLVRNIKFVLARSIEQGGTTLRDFVGGDGKPGYFKQQLLVYGRGGEACTECGKFLKEVRMNDRTTVYCVDCQK, from the coding sequence ATGCCCGAGTTACCCGAAGTCGAAACCACCCTGCGCGGCATCATGCCTCATATCCAAAAGCGCAAAATATCCAAAGTTGTAATCCGTCAACCACGCTTGCGCTGGCCTATTCCTGACGAGCTGGTAGGGCTTGTTGAGGGCCAACAATTACTCAATATCAGCCGCCGCGGCAAATACCTTTTATTCGAGTTTGCGCAAGGCTACGCACTGATTCACTTGGGAATGTCCGGCAGCTTGCGCATAGTTTCTGCCAACACACCCGCCAATGCCCACGACCATTTCGATTGGGTTTTTGGTGATATCGCCCTGCGCTACCATGATCCGCGCCGCTTCGGTTGCCTGCTGTGGTTAGAAGGCGAGCCCCAGGAGCACAAACTCCTCGCCGCACTTGGACCTGAACCTCTTACCGAGGAGTTCACGGCCGACTACTTGTACAAGCGCAGCCGTAAAAGAACCCAAGCCGTGAAGCAATTTATTATGGATAGCCATTTGGTGGTGGGGGTAGGGAATATTTACGCGAACGAATCCCTGTTTATGTCGCGCATAAAACCCATCCGCAAAGCTGGCACGCTTACACGTCAGAATTGCGAAGATCTGGTCAGGAATATCAAATTTGTACTGGCGCGATCCATTGAGCAGGGCGGAACTACCTTGCGAGATTTTGTGGGCGGTGATGGAAAGCCCGGTTACTTCAAACAGCAGCTACTGGTTTACGGACGCGGCGGCGAAGCCTGCACTGAATGCGGTAAATTCTTAAAAGAAGTACGCATGAATGATCGAACAACGGTTTACTGTGTGGACTGCCAGAAATAA
- the metF gene encoding methylenetetrahydrofolate reductase [NAD(P)H]: MNDSQPRLSFEFFPPKTSEGKEKLIKVRDQLNEFEPDFFSVTYGAGGSTRDNTKGVVTQFKNDGISIAPHLSFGSDDEATILKLLNEYKFFGVDRIVALRGDVPSGMGGQQQLVYANELVAFIRQHFGNTFHLEVAAYPEIHPQAKSYSDDISFLKGKFDAGADSAITQYFFNPDSYFYFIEQTRKAGITKPIYPGIMPIINYRNLTRFSDTCGAEIPRWLRKALENYGDDDASLRAFGVDLVTELCEVLLENEAPGLHFYTMNQTEPTAQIVKNLGLVPAE, from the coding sequence ATGAACGATTCACAACCGCGTTTAAGTTTTGAATTTTTTCCGCCGAAGACATCGGAAGGAAAAGAAAAGCTAATTAAGGTACGCGACCAGCTCAATGAATTTGAGCCAGATTTCTTCTCGGTAACCTACGGTGCCGGTGGCTCAACGCGCGATAACACCAAAGGTGTAGTCACTCAATTTAAAAATGATGGCATTAGCATTGCGCCTCATTTATCGTTTGGTAGCGATGACGAAGCAACAATTTTAAAGCTGCTGAATGAATACAAATTTTTTGGCGTAGATCGCATAGTGGCTTTGCGTGGTGATGTTCCATCCGGTATGGGCGGCCAACAGCAACTCGTTTATGCTAACGAATTGGTAGCTTTTATTCGCCAGCATTTTGGCAACACTTTTCATTTGGAAGTAGCGGCCTATCCAGAAATTCATCCGCAAGCTAAAAGTTATAGTGATGATATTAGTTTTCTGAAAGGAAAATTTGATGCGGGTGCTGATAGCGCTATTACGCAATATTTTTTCAACCCGGATTCTTATTTTTATTTTATCGAACAAACGCGCAAAGCCGGTATTACCAAACCTATTTACCCCGGCATTATGCCCATTATTAACTATCGCAATTTAACGCGCTTCTCTGATACATGCGGCGCAGAAATTCCGCGTTGGCTGCGTAAGGCGCTGGAAAATTACGGCGATGACGATGCAAGCTTGCGTGCGTTTGGTGTGGATTTAGTAACAGAGCTGTGCGAAGTTCTCTTGGAAAACGAAGCACCCGGTTTGCATTTTTATACCATGAACCAAACTGAGCCTACGGCGCAGATCGTAAAAAACTTAGGTTTGGTGCCAGCAGAATAA
- the ahcY gene encoding adenosylhomocysteinase, which yields MSFTDYKVADMSLATWGRKEIEIAEGEMPALMALRRKYKSSKPLADAKIIGCIHMTIQTAVLIETLVELGAEVRWSSCNIFSTQDHAAAAIAAANIPVFAWKGETEEEFWWCIEQTILKDGKPWAANMILDDGGDVTQIVHEKYPHMLDSIHGISEETTTGVHRLLEMLKKGTLKVPAINVNDAVTKSKNDNKYGCRHSLNDAIKRGTDHLLAGKKALVIGYGDVGKGSAASLRQEGMIVKVTEIDPICAMQACMDGFEVVSPYNDGINTGKYEDINHVVLGTTDLVVTTTGNVNVCDSAMLRALKRSAVVCNIGHFDSEIDTAYMRKNWEWEEVKPQVHKVYRDKATNDHLIILSEGRLVNLGNATGHPSRIMDGSFANQVLAQMYLYERKFADLPAEQKAEHLYVRVLPKKLDEEVAKDMVEGFGGVITKLTAQQAEYIGFAVEGPFKPESYKY from the coding sequence ATGAGCTTCACTGACTACAAAGTTGCCGACATGTCCCTCGCCACCTGGGGCCGTAAAGAAATTGAAATTGCTGAAGGCGAAATGCCAGCATTGATGGCGTTGCGTCGTAAATACAAAAGTTCAAAACCACTAGCTGATGCAAAAATTATTGGCTGTATTCACATGACAATTCAAACGGCAGTGTTGATCGAAACTTTGGTTGAACTCGGTGCAGAAGTGCGTTGGTCATCGTGCAATATTTTCTCTACGCAAGATCACGCTGCTGCCGCAATTGCCGCTGCAAACATTCCAGTGTTTGCATGGAAAGGTGAAACCGAAGAAGAATTCTGGTGGTGCATCGAACAAACTATTTTGAAAGATGGCAAGCCATGGGCTGCGAATATGATTCTCGATGACGGCGGCGACGTAACCCAAATCGTTCACGAAAAATATCCGCACATGCTCGACTCAATTCACGGTATTTCTGAAGAGACAACCACCGGCGTGCACCGCTTGTTGGAGATGTTGAAAAAAGGTACCTTGAAAGTTCCAGCCATCAACGTAAACGATGCAGTAACCAAAAGTAAAAACGACAACAAATACGGTTGTCGTCACAGCTTGAACGATGCGATTAAACGCGGCACCGATCATTTGCTCGCAGGTAAAAAAGCATTGGTAATTGGTTACGGCGATGTGGGTAAAGGTTCTGCTGCATCACTGCGTCAAGAGGGCATGATTGTAAAAGTTACCGAGATCGATCCTATTTGTGCAATGCAAGCATGCATGGACGGTTTCGAAGTTGTGTCTCCCTATAACGACGGTATTAACACCGGCAAATACGAAGATATCAATCACGTAGTTCTTGGCACAACCGATTTAGTTGTCACCACAACCGGTAACGTAAACGTTTGCGACTCCGCAATGTTGCGTGCATTAAAGCGTAGCGCCGTTGTGTGTAACATCGGTCACTTTGATAGCGAAATCGATACCGCTTACATGCGTAAAAATTGGGAGTGGGAAGAAGTTAAACCACAAGTACATAAAGTGTATCGCGATAAAGCCACTAACGACCATTTGATTATTTTGTCAGAAGGTCGTTTGGTAAACCTCGGTAACGCAACTGGTCACCCATCACGCATTATGGATGGTTCTTTTGCAAACCAAGTGTTAGCGCAAATGTATTTGTACGAGCGCAAATTTGCTGACCTTCCTGCGGAACAAAAAGCAGAACATTTGTATGTTCGCGTTTTGCCGAAAAAATTAGACGAAGAAGTTGCAAAAGATATGGTGGAAGGTTTTGGTGGTGTGATTACCAAATTGACTGCGCAACAAGCAGAATATATTGGCTTCGCTGTTGAAGGTCCGTTTAAGCCAGAATCTTACAAGTATTAA
- the metK gene encoding methionine adenosyltransferase, with protein MSEYSVFTSESVSEGHPDKMADQISDAVLDAIIKDDPNARVAVETLVKTGMAIVAGEVRTSTYVDLEDLIRQVILDIGYNSSDVGFDGASCAVLNAIGKQSSDIAMGVDEATNKDMGAGDQGLMFGYATNETSVLMPAPIFYSHRLVEKQAQLRKNGVLPWLRPDAKSQVTLRYENGKPVAVDAVVLSTQHSPDVKQSEIHEAVRELIINQVLPAEWLHAGTQYHINPTGQFIIGGPVGDCGLTGRKIIVDSYGGMARHGGGAFSGKDPSKVDRSAAYAGRYVAKNLVAAGIADRLEIQVSYAIGVAEPTSISVNAFGTGKLPDAEIVKLVREHFDLRPRGLIEMLDLKRPIYRQTAAYGHFGRELPDFTWEKTDKADALKKAL; from the coding sequence ATGTCCGAATATTCAGTCTTCACCTCCGAATCAGTTTCCGAAGGTCATCCCGACAAAATGGCAGATCAGATTTCTGATGCCGTGCTCGACGCCATTATTAAAGATGATCCCAACGCGCGCGTTGCCGTAGAAACTTTAGTAAAAACCGGTATGGCAATTGTTGCCGGTGAAGTGCGCACATCGACTTATGTTGATTTGGAAGATTTAATTCGTCAGGTAATTCTGGATATCGGCTACAACTCATCCGATGTTGGTTTTGATGGCGCGAGCTGCGCCGTATTAAACGCAATCGGCAAACAATCATCCGACATCGCCATGGGTGTTGACGAAGCAACCAATAAAGATATGGGTGCAGGTGACCAGGGTTTAATGTTTGGTTATGCAACAAATGAAACCTCGGTATTAATGCCAGCGCCAATTTTTTATTCGCACCGCTTGGTAGAAAAACAAGCGCAATTGCGTAAAAACGGCGTCTTGCCCTGGTTGCGTCCTGATGCAAAAAGCCAGGTGACTTTGCGTTACGAAAACGGCAAGCCTGTTGCTGTAGATGCTGTTGTGCTTTCTACGCAACACAGCCCGGATGTAAAACAATCTGAAATTCATGAGGCGGTACGTGAATTAATTATTAACCAAGTCTTGCCAGCAGAATGGTTGCACGCGGGTACGCAATATCACATCAACCCAACTGGTCAATTTATTATCGGCGGTCCAGTGGGCGATTGCGGTTTAACAGGCCGTAAAATTATTGTGGATTCTTACGGCGGCATGGCGCGTCACGGGGGGGGTGCATTCTCTGGTAAAGATCCATCAAAAGTTGACCGCTCAGCTGCTTACGCTGGTCGTTACGTTGCAAAAAATTTAGTAGCAGCGGGCATTGCTGATCGTTTGGAAATTCAAGTGAGCTACGCTATCGGTGTTGCTGAACCAACATCTATTTCTGTGAATGCTTTTGGCACTGGCAAATTACCAGATGCAGAAATCGTGAAATTAGTGCGCGAACACTTTGATTTGCGTCCACGTGGTTTGATTGAAATGCTGGATCTTAAGCGCCCTATTTATCGTCAAACAGCAGCATACGGCCACTTTGGCCGCGAGCTTCCTGATTTCACGTGGGAAAAAACTGACAAAGCGGATGCATTGAAGAAAGCGCTTTAA
- a CDS encoding metalloregulator ArsR/SmtB family transcription factor, translating to MTELLDHDHLDLPLLTEQVHDAELPELSEPRVIAPAFEPVDIPSLHEVVVLPATDAPPILTDIVEPASLPTVDAQSLPNLLKAAGDGFRLEILRVLAQDSFGVLELCRIFNAKQSGMSHHLKVLTSAGLLSTRREGNSIFYRRSYLVPDSPLASLQQALFASIDQLPITESVQTQLRELEQERSLASQQFFAENAHKFREQQDLIASYPVYAEHMTQLLNNTPLKNWTLALEVGPGEGEFLPVLAQKFSQVVALDSSAEMLQKSKEFSQKQNLRSMEFIHGDTHVLAEKKVLADCIVVNMVLHHTHSPADIFQDLSKALAPGGALLICDLCRHEQAWAKEACGDLWQGFEPQDFSRWATAANLNEGQSVYFALRNGFQIQLRQFFKPANF from the coding sequence ATGACTGAACTCCTCGACCACGACCATCTCGACCTGCCGCTGCTCACCGAGCAAGTGCATGACGCCGAACTGCCAGAGCTTTCCGAGCCCAGGGTGATTGCTCCTGCATTTGAGCCTGTCGACATCCCGTCTTTGCACGAAGTTGTAGTGCTGCCAGCGACTGATGCGCCGCCGATTTTGACGGATATAGTTGAGCCAGCCTCGCTGCCGACGGTGGATGCCCAATCGCTCCCTAATTTGCTCAAGGCTGCGGGAGATGGTTTTCGTTTAGAGATTTTGCGCGTGCTCGCGCAGGATTCCTTTGGTGTATTGGAGCTGTGCCGGATTTTCAATGCCAAGCAATCGGGTATGAGTCATCACTTAAAAGTGCTGACCAGTGCTGGATTGCTCAGTACGCGTCGCGAAGGCAATAGCATTTTTTATCGTCGGTCTTATTTAGTACCCGATAGCCCACTCGCCAGTTTGCAGCAGGCGCTCTTCGCCAGTATCGACCAATTGCCAATTACCGAATCCGTGCAAACCCAATTGCGCGAATTGGAACAGGAACGCAGTTTGGCCTCGCAACAATTCTTTGCCGAGAACGCGCATAAATTTCGCGAGCAGCAAGATCTAATTGCCAGTTATCCCGTATATGCCGAACACATGACGCAATTGCTCAACAATACTCCGTTGAAAAATTGGACTCTCGCGCTAGAAGTCGGCCCCGGCGAAGGCGAATTTTTACCCGTACTCGCGCAAAAGTTTTCGCAAGTCGTAGCGCTCGATAGCTCGGCAGAAATGTTGCAGAAATCGAAAGAGTTTTCGCAGAAACAAAACTTGCGCAGCATGGAATTTATTCACGGCGATACTCACGTTCTCGCTGAGAAAAAAGTTCTGGCAGATTGCATAGTGGTAAACATGGTGCTGCACCACACCCACTCGCCTGCTGATATTTTCCAGGATTTAAGCAAAGCCCTCGCACCAGGCGGCGCATTGTTGATTTGTGATTTATGTCGCCACGAACAAGCTTGGGCAAAAGAAGCCTGCGGCGATTTATGGCAAGGTTTTGAGCCGCAAGATTTTTCGCGCTGGGCAACCGCTGCCAATTTAAATGAAGGCCAAAGCGTTTACTTTGCACTACGCAATGGATTCCAAATTCAGTTAAGGCAATTTTTTAAACCGGCGAACTTCTAA
- the tkt gene encoding transketolase has product MPSRKHLADAIRVLSMDAVQKANSGHPGAPMGMADIAEVLWNDFLKHNPTNPNWADRDRFVLSNGHGSMLIYSLLHLSGYDLPMDELKQFRQLHSKTPGHPERGYTVGVETTTGPLGQGIANGVGMALAEKILAAQFNREGHTVVDHNTYVFLGDGCMMEGVSHEACSLAGTLGLGKLIAFYDDNGISIDGHVEGWFTDDTAKRFEAYGWHVIRAVDGHDAAAIKTAIEAAKAETAKPTLIITKTIIGFGSPNKQASHDCHGSPLGLEEVALVRKTLGWEYEPFVIPADVYAAWDAKAKGAAAEKSWGEKFAAYKAAHPELAAEFERRVIKGELPADFAAKAEAFIQESQAKGEKIASRKASQNSIALFAQLLPELLGGSADLAGSNLTLVKASKGVEAADASGNYIYYGVREFGMSAIMNGISAHGGFIAYGATFLMFQQYAANAVRMSALMKLQNIFVYTHDSIGQGEDGPTHQPIEVLGTLRLTPNMDTWRTADAAETAVSWKAAIERRTGPTSLVFSRQNLDTFARTPEQVANIAKGGYVLVDSVGEPDAILIATGSEVGVTVKAAEALKAKGKNVRVVSMPSTSVYDRQDAAYKESVLPSNVSARVAVETAAADYWYKYVGFDGRVVGMTTFGESAPGPALLEYFGFTVDNIVSTVEELLED; this is encoded by the coding sequence ATGCCTTCCCGTAAACACCTGGCTGATGCCATTCGCGTCCTTTCAATGGATGCTGTTCAAAAAGCTAACTCTGGTCACCCTGGCGCCCCAATGGGCATGGCCGATATCGCCGAAGTTCTGTGGAACGACTTTTTAAAGCACAACCCAACCAACCCAAACTGGGCTGACCGCGACCGTTTCGTATTGTCTAACGGCCACGGTTCTATGTTGATTTACTCCTTGCTGCATCTTTCTGGCTACGATTTGCCAATGGATGAGCTCAAGCAATTCCGTCAATTGCACTCTAAAACTCCAGGTCACCCAGAGCGCGGCTACACCGTTGGTGTAGAAACCACTACTGGTCCATTGGGCCAAGGTATCGCGAACGGTGTAGGTATGGCGTTGGCTGAGAAAATTCTCGCAGCGCAATTCAACCGCGAAGGCCACACTGTAGTTGACCACAATACCTATGTTTTCCTCGGCGATGGCTGCATGATGGAAGGCGTTAGTCACGAAGCTTGTTCTTTGGCCGGTACCTTGGGCTTGGGCAAACTGATTGCGTTTTACGATGACAACGGCATTTCTATTGATGGCCATGTAGAAGGCTGGTTTACCGATGATACAGCCAAGCGCTTTGAAGCTTACGGCTGGCACGTAATCCGCGCAGTAGACGGTCACGATGCTGCCGCAATCAAAACTGCAATCGAAGCCGCTAAAGCTGAAACTGCTAAGCCGACTTTGATCATCACCAAAACCATCATCGGTTTCGGTTCACCGAACAAGCAAGCATCGCACGACTGCCACGGCTCACCACTGGGCTTGGAAGAAGTTGCATTGGTCCGTAAAACCCTCGGTTGGGAATACGAGCCTTTTGTTATTCCAGCTGATGTTTACGCTGCTTGGGATGCAAAAGCCAAAGGCGCTGCTGCAGAAAAATCTTGGGGCGAGAAATTCGCTGCCTATAAAGCTGCTCATCCAGAATTGGCTGCTGAATTCGAGCGCCGCGTAATCAAAGGCGAATTGCCTGCTGACTTCGCTGCCAAAGCAGAAGCCTTCATTCAAGAAAGCCAAGCGAAAGGTGAGAAAATTGCCAGCCGTAAAGCATCACAAAACTCTATCGCTCTGTTCGCGCAACTCTTGCCTGAATTGTTGGGCGGTTCTGCGGATCTCGCTGGCTCTAACCTGACCTTGGTAAAAGCCTCTAAAGGTGTTGAAGCGGCTGATGCCAGCGGTAACTACATTTATTATGGTGTACGTGAATTCGGTATGAGCGCCATCATGAACGGTATTTCTGCCCACGGCGGTTTCATCGCTTACGGCGCAACCTTCCTGATGTTCCAACAATACGCAGCCAACGCTGTGCGTATGTCGGCATTGATGAAACTGCAAAACATCTTCGTTTACACCCACGACTCAATCGGTCAAGGCGAAGACGGCCCAACTCACCAACCAATCGAAGTGCTCGGTACTTTGCGTTTGACTCCAAATATGGACACATGGCGCACCGCTGACGCTGCTGAAACTGCAGTGAGCTGGAAAGCGGCTATCGAACGTCGCACTGGCCCAACCTCTTTGGTATTCAGCCGTCAAAACCTGGATACATTTGCCCGTACTCCAGAGCAAGTAGCCAATATCGCTAAAGGCGGTTACGTGTTGGTTGACTCAGTAGGCGAGCCAGATGCAATCCTGATCGCTACAGGTTCTGAAGTTGGCGTAACGGTTAAAGCAGCAGAAGCCCTGAAAGCCAAAGGCAAAAACGTTCGCGTTGTGTCTATGCCTTCAACCTCTGTGTACGACCGCCAAGACGCTGCCTACAAAGAATCTGTATTGCCAAGCAATGTAAGCGCACGCGTTGCCGTTGAAACTGCAGCAGCAGATTACTGGTACAAGTACGTTGGCTTCGATGGCCGCGTAGTAGGTATGACCACCTTCGGCGAATCAGCTCCCGGCCCAGCGCTGCTCGAATACTTCGGCTTCACTGTCGATAACATCGTCAGCACTGTAGAAGAGTTGCTGGAAGACTAA
- a CDS encoding phosphoglycerate kinase — MTVKLMKDQDLAGKRVLIRQDLNVPLEDGRITSAVRIDASIPTIKAALAAGAKVMVMSHLGRPDEGVYEEASSLAPVAKYLSEKLGRNVPLVKDWVDGFADQGDLVLLENVRFNVGEGKNSDELSKKMAALCDVFVMDAFGTAHRAQASTHGVAKFAPVAVAGPLLSAELEALAKVLDKPARPLVAIVGGSKVSTKLSVLDALSKIADILVVGGGISNTFVAAAGNQVGNSLYEKDLIPEAQRLCKTTEVVFATDVRVTKEGFKSWNHNSVATVKKPSEIQADEEIIDYGPETAARVAEIIKNAKTVLWNGPCGVFEFDAFAKGTETISRAIADSEAFSVAGGGDTLAAIDKWNLADKISYVSTGGGAFLEFVEGKVLPAVAILEERAKG; from the coding sequence ATGACTGTAAAACTAATGAAAGACCAAGACCTCGCCGGTAAACGCGTTCTGATTCGCCAGGACCTTAACGTACCTCTGGAGGATGGCCGCATCACTTCTGCGGTGCGTATTGATGCCTCCATCCCCACCATTAAAGCTGCACTCGCTGCCGGCGCAAAAGTCATGGTGATGTCGCACTTGGGTCGCCCAGATGAAGGCGTTTACGAAGAAGCCTCTTCACTCGCACCTGTTGCAAAATATCTCAGCGAAAAATTGGGCCGCAATGTTCCGCTGGTAAAAGATTGGGTTGATGGTTTTGCTGACCAAGGCGATTTAGTGCTGCTAGAAAACGTTCGCTTCAACGTAGGCGAAGGCAAAAACTCAGACGAACTTTCCAAAAAAATGGCCGCACTCTGCGACGTATTTGTAATGGACGCATTCGGCACCGCGCACCGCGCACAAGCATCAACTCACGGCGTTGCGAAATTCGCACCTGTTGCAGTAGCAGGCCCATTGCTTTCAGCAGAACTGGAAGCCCTTGCAAAAGTTTTGGATAAACCAGCGCGTCCATTAGTTGCCATCGTTGGCGGCTCAAAAGTATCTACCAAATTGAGCGTGTTAGATGCACTCTCAAAAATCGCTGACATTCTTGTAGTAGGCGGCGGCATTTCAAATACTTTCGTAGCAGCAGCTGGCAATCAAGTTGGCAACTCACTTTACGAAAAAGATTTAATTCCAGAAGCACAACGCCTGTGCAAAACCACCGAAGTTGTGTTTGCAACCGACGTGCGCGTAACCAAAGAAGGCTTCAAATCCTGGAACCACAATTCAGTAGCGACTGTTAAAAAGCCAAGCGAAATCCAAGCCGACGAAGAAATCATCGACTACGGCCCAGAAACCGCAGCGCGCGTTGCCGAGATTATCAAAAACGCCAAAACCGTTTTATGGAACGGCCCTTGCGGCGTATTTGAATTCGATGCATTTGCAAAAGGCACAGAAACAATTTCCCGCGCAATTGCCGACAGCGAAGCTTTCTCTGTGGCAGGCGGTGGCGATACTTTGGCTGCAATCGACAAGTGGAATTTGGCTGACAAAATTTCTTACGTATCTACCGGCGGTGGTGCTTTCCTAGAGTTCGTAGAAGGTAAAGTATTGCCAGCCGTTGCGATTTTGGAAGAGCGTGCGAAGGGTTAA